The Bos taurus isolate L1 Dominette 01449 registration number 42190680 breed Hereford chromosome 18, ARS-UCD2.0, whole genome shotgun sequence nucleotide sequence ACTCATAGATTCAAAAGGTGGACGGTATACAAGAGACCGAAGTGGGTGGCCCATATATCATAAGCCCTGTATAAAGATAATCTTCACTATTGTTTGAgcatcattcaaaaaaaaaaaaaagtgagtgatacagagcctgcctgccaatgcaggagatgtaagagacgctggttcgatctctgggttgggagaacccctggaggaggaaatggcaacctactccagtattctcgcctagagaatctccatggacagaggagcctggcgggctacagtctatagggtcacaaagagtcagacatgactgaagtgacttagcacacgtgcaagAACCTCCAGGCACTGATCCAACCTCCCCTCCCGCTGGCCACCCCCCACCACTGATTCTCACACAAAACACAAGAGCTCCCAGCTcctgttttcatctgtaaaatgggtctctCCACCCTCAGGCTGGAGCCGGGCTGACCCCCTCCACTCTGGGGTTGCAGAGGTCTCTTTAGGAGGATGTGAACTCAGCACCCAGTCTCCTACAGAAGAGGGTGATCCAAGACTTACTGGATCCTTGGAGCAGAGCCTGGAGCACTGGGTCAGTCAGGGAGGCTGAGGGTAAGCCGTGCGGGGCTGGAGCTGAGACATCTCCAAAAACTGAAGCAGGGAGTCCTGAGCACAGAAGACAGTCCTCACCCCTGGgttgttggggtgggggtggggttgggcgGGCGGGGACCATCTGTTCTGTTGCTATCAGCCCTGACTCCTCTGTGGTTACCCTCGGGGGAGGTTCTGagagggttttggttttttttttaagtagttaagatgattttttattaattattagaTTACTGATTGGTTGTGCTTGGTCTTTGTGGCTGCGCGCAGGCTTTGTCTAGTcacagcgagtgggggctactctgcgGCGGTGCAGGAGCTTCTCACAGCTGCgacttctcctgttgtggagcacaggctctgggcggGCGGGCTGCCCTAGCTGTGCCTTGTGGCCTCAGTAGTCCCGGCTCTAGAGAACGGGCTCAGGAATTGCAGGGcgcaggtttagttgctccacaccaTGTTCAatcttccttgatcagggatcaaacctgagtcccctgcagtgacaagcagattctctaccaccagggaaggccctgagaTGTTTTCTTTGTTGTAGTAAAGTACACACAACAAAATTTACCGTTTAATTCATGTTAAGTGTCCAGTTCAatcatgttttgtgtgtgtgtgctgagtcacttgagtcacgtccgactctttgcaactctgccaggctgctctccgtgggagtctccaggcaagaatactggagtgggttgccatttcctcctcctggggatcttcccaacccagggattgagtccaggtctcctacatctcctgcatgggcccccgggttctttactagtgccacttggaaagcccctcAGTCATGTTAGGTATATTCACATTTTGTGCAAccaaattccagaacatttttcatCTGTCAACGCTGAATCTCTATTTCTATTAAACAAcaattccttctttttccttttccggTTCCTGGCGATCaccatctactttctgtctctgtgaatctgaTGACTCCAGAGCCTTCActtaaatggaatcacacaatagtTCTCAAGTGTAGTCACGCTTATTTTACTGAGTATGATATCGACAAGGTGCATCCCTCATGTGTTAGAATTCCCTGCCTTTCTAGTACTGTATAGTACTCTATTATTGGTGCATATCTGGTCagtgggcacttgggttgctttcatgttttaATTATTGTGAAAAATGCTGCTATGACCATGGGTGTACTCTCAGCTCTTTTGGGTATATCCTCACAggtagaattgctagatcataaagTCCTAAGATTTTTATCTGCTTGTGATGGAGAAAATGTTCACATATTGAATATTTTCAATGGGAAAGTCATTTGGCCTATACATGGTTCATCTTGAACTGTGTGTGAACTAAAACAGCCTGTCTAACCCTCACAGCTCATCTGCTTTAACCATTGAGTTAAAGAGCATCTGGTTTGAAGATAAGAATGAGCATCTCCCTTCTCATGGTGTCCATGTTAACACTCCCTCCAAGATAAGGTTCCCTTCCCGGATACCAGGGCCCTGCTGTCTCACTGTCTACATactaagtctgtttctttttgaaaCTTGAAGGAATACACCCTGTCGTGTGTGATGTATGTTCTCTGTTGGATGAGGCATAAGACTGTGCCGGAAACCATGCTTCAGTGGGACAGttctgagaattccctggcagtatTCTGTGTGTTCACTGCAgtaggcatgggttcgatccctggtatgAACTAAGGACCCTGCacactcccctcctcccacacGCCATGCAGcagggccaaaaaagaaaagaaaaccagagcaGTTCTTCAGAGTTATTTAAGAGGCTGCCTCCCAGGCTATAGTGCTCAGCTTGGCTCAAGTAAAACTCTTTTATTCCTGTTAGATTGTATATTGATTCTTTCCATGGACACTTGAATTCATTTGATCATAAAGGACCATGAGACATGTGAGCTGTAAGACTTGGGACCTGACTTACAACCCTGCTCCCTCCCAGTCCTCTTGCTGGATACCCACTGTCTACACATGACCTGAGACACTCCAGTGCGGGGGAACACACAAGCCCAGCTGGACCCCAACCAGGAGAAGGGGAGCTTAACGACTCTGATGTTAATTCAAGCAAAGCAAACATGGAACCAGCATCGCGCCTGTACCCAGCCTTGCACAAAAGGATGGAAGAGGGTAAAGGGGGTGTGACTTGGACTGCTTCTTCAGGGAGCTCTGTTTGTTGGGAGAGCTGAGCACAGAGACGGAGAAGGAAAACGATGCAAGAGATCAGGAGCCCTGCTCCTCCTGGAAGGAAAACCCGAGAGTGAGAGGGGAATGTTGCAGCTTTGGAGGATGCTAGTGAAGTGGTGACTATATTCTGACCCAAGTCAAGTGACCCACATGCTAGAACACTGGGCACAAACCAGCAAAAGGAGACATAGATGCAGTACTTGATGGACTCtcacatttgcttctttttttaacaatgaagtatagttgatttacaatattgtaagtttaaaagaaaagaaaaactgctaCACAAGAAGAAAGAGGCTTAACCTATTTCAGAAAGTTTTAGTTTGTTGAGTGAGGATGCACTTGAATCCCagagttggttaaaaaaaaaaaaagtctagtgtTCGTcgttcagtcgggtctgactctgtgagtccatggactgtggcctgccagggtcctctgtccatgggattctccaggcaagaatactggagtgggttgccattttcttctccaggggatcttcccaaaccctgtatttgaaccagggtctcctgcattgcaggcggagtctttaccatctgagccatttctgtgtttcttgttGGCTGGGCAGGGTCTTCATGCTGTGGGAGCTTTCTCCATTTGCAGTGATGGTGGGGAGGCTGCTCTCTAGccgcggtgctcaggcttctcttgttgggagcACAGACCCTAGGGTCACAGGCTTCAGCTGTGGCACAggggtctagagcacaggctcagtagtcaggGGATTACTAAAAGAAGACATTGGAGATACAACGGATGCAGAAAGAAGCCTTCTCGGAGCCTCCCTTATCAGACTTAAAGCAGAAAGTTCTGGTAAGTACAGCTGCCAGAAAGTCCCTCTCTGAGGAGAGGCTGTGCCCAACGGCTCCCAAGAGCCCAATGGTGAGTAAAACTAGGACAATAAtcgtggacacagtgggggaaggagagggtgggacacaTTGAGAGAGGAGCATGGACACATACATGTGATCATATGTAAAGCAGATGGCCGGTGGAAatatgtatgatgcagggagctcagacctgatgctctgtgacacctagaggggtgggatagggtgggaagtgagagggaggctcaagagggaggggacacatgtctgcccatggttgattcatgcagatgtatggcagaaaccaatacaaagttgtaaggcaattatcctccaattaaaaacagagacatttacattttttaaaaattttgctctcTGGGAGTTTTCTAGcctgaaaaaactggaaagaCCACTCATACCTGCAGACACAAATATTATTACAAAGCATCTCATCTCTGATTTCTTAATTTGTCTTTCCCAAAGAAATCCATTTATTCTTCCCATAAAAGCTTTTTCTTCCTACACCCCTCTACTAAGTTATGTACAGAAGCCTGCAGCTTTAATCATTTAGCAAATTATACTTTGGTTGTCTCCTGCATATAATCCTTCCTCCTGGTAATTTgtcttttctgtgtctttttggCAGACTTCGGTCAAAAAACCTAAGAAGATAAAGTTGGGAAGTGTTTCTGTTCCAAGAGCAGCAAAGTTTAACTGTTCCCACAATATGATGTTGCTACTGAATAAAATGTGTGGCCAGGTAAAGGAAGTAGTGGACAGAATTCAAGCATTTAACATTGCCATAGAGACGACTATGTACCAGGAACTAAAATAGGCATCAGAGACCAAGAAGGAAAGAGCACTGCCCACTTTACAACAGGGGGCATTGGAGACAGTTTATCTGAAATCCATTTcacacatcattttttttttaatttttaattggaggataattgctttacaatggctTATTGGTTTCCGCCACACATCgtcatgaattagccataggtacacatatgtcccctccctcttgggcctcctctcccacctcccaccccatccacccctctaggttgtcacagagcactgggtctgAGCTCCCTGGGTCATAGACCAACTTCCCATTAGCGATCTGTTTTACACCTGGTAatggaaatgtttctttttttaaattaaatttatttattttaattaaaggcaaattactttacaatattgtattggttttgccatacatcaacatgaatccgccacggtgtacacgtgttcccaatcctgaagccccctcccacctccctccccatactatacctctgggtcatcccacctggcgattcgtttcttatatgatattatacatgtttcaatgccattctcccaaatcataccccctccctctcccacagagtccaaaagactgttctgtacatctgtgtctcttttgctgtctcccatacagggttatcattaccatctttctaaattccatatatgtgcgttagtatactttattggtgtttttctttctggcttacttcactcagtataataggctccagtttcatccacctcattagaactgattcaaatgtattctttttaatggctgagtaatactccattgtgtgcatgtaccacagctttcttatctatcgatctgctgatggacatctaggttgcttccatgtcctggctattataatcagtgctgcgatgaacattggggtacacatgtctctttcaattctggtttcctcagtgtgtatgtccagcagtgggattgctaggtcgtatggcagttctatttccagtgttttaaggaatctgcacactgttctccatagtggctctactagtttgcatttctaccaaaagtataagagggttcccttttctccacatcctctccagcatttattgcttgtagtcttttggatctcagccattctgactggcgtgaaatggtacctcattgtggtttggatttgcaactctctgataatgagtgatgttgagcatcttttcatgtgtttgttagccatctgtatgtcttctctggagaaatgtctatttagttctttggcccatttttttgattgggtcgtttatttttctggaattgagctacaggagttgcttgtatatttttgagattagttgtttgtcagttgcttcatttgctattattttctcacattcttaaggctgtcttttcaccttgcttatagtttattttgttgtgcagaagtttttaattttaattagatcccatttgtttattttggcttttatttccaatattctgggaggtgggtcatagaggatcttgctgtgatgtttgttggagagtgttttgcctatgttctcctctaagagttttatagtttctggtcttatgtttagatctttaatccattttgagtttatttttgtgtatgatgttcgaaagtgttctagtttcatccttttacaagttttcccaggaccacttgttaaagagattgtcttttctccactatatattcttgcctcctttgtcaaagataaggtgtccataggtgcgtgggtttatctctggcctttctattttgttccattgatctatatttctgtctttgtgccagtaccatactgtcttgatgactatggctttgtagtagagcctgaagtcaggcaggttgattcctccagttccattctttctcaagattgctttggctattcgaggttttgtgtatttccatacaaattgtgaaattatttgttctagctctgtgaaaaataccattggtagcttgataggaattgcattgagtctgtagattgctttgggtagtatactcattttcactatattgattcttccgatccatgaacgtggtatatttctccatctgttagtgtcctctttgatttctttcaccagtgttttatagttttctatccttctccaggagagatcacatcctgggccataaatctagccttggtaaattcaaaaaaattgaaatcattccaagcatcctttctgaccacaatgcagtaagattagatctgttacaggagaaaaactattaaaaattccaacatatggagactgaacaacacgcttctgaagaagcaacaaatcacagaagaaatcaaaaaataaatcaaaatatgcatagaaatgaatgaaaatgaaaacacaacaacccaaaatctatgggacaccgtaaaagcagtgctaaggggaaagttcatagcaatacaggcatacctcaagaaacaagaaaaaagtcaaataaataacctaactctacacctaaagcaactagaaaaggaagaaattaagaactccagggttagtagaatgaaagacatcttaaaaattagggcagaaataattgcaaaagaaacaaaggtgatcatagcaaaaatcaacaaagccaaaagccggttctttgaaaggatacataaaattgacaaaccattagccagactcatcaagaaacaaagagagaaaaatcaaatcaataaaattagaaatgaaaacggagggatcacaacagataacacagaaatacaaaggatcataagagactactatcagcaattatatgccaataaaatggacaacgtggaagaaatggacaaattctcagaaaaatacaacttcccaaaactaaaccaggaagaaatagaaaatcttaacagacccatcacaagcacggaaattgaaactgtaatcagaaatcttgcagcaaacaaaagccccggtccagacagCTTtagagctgaattctaccaaaaatttagagaagagctaacacctatccgtggagaaggaaatggcaacccactccagtactactgcctggaaaatcccatggacagaggaacctggtaggctacagtctatggggtcgcaaagagtcggacacgactgagcgacttcacgttcacgtaacacctatcctacccaaactcttccagaaaattgcagaggaaggtaaacttcaaaactcattctatgaggccactgtcACCCTAATTCCAAAACCTGAccaagatgccacaaaaaaagaaaactacaggccaatatcactatgaacatagatgtaaaaatccttaacaaaattctagcaatcagaatccacaacacattaaaaagatcatacagcatgaccaagtgggctttatcccagggattcaaggattcttcaatatccgaaaatggaaatgtttcaatgctcctctctcaattcgtccaccctctccttcccccactgtgcccacaagtctgttctctatgtctgtgtctctattgctgccctacagataggctcatcagtaccaccATCTTTCTagttctatatatatgcgttaatgtagaatatttgttcttctctttcagacttacttcactctgtattaaaGGCTCTACGtccattcacctcattagaactgagtcagaTAATTTCCTGTTTATGGCTGTGGATCATACATTTAATTGGTATAAACACTGGACCATTCTTCTGCCCTGGGGAATTGTCAACATTCTGGTTTTGGCTGATTGTGTTTTCAGTGGAAATGTGAATCTATCCCTTATGTTCACGATGAGCTGTGGTTGATCTAGAGGCTTGATGACTTTCTGATTCAGTTTTTCATCAGGACTCTGTTCTGGGCGGTGTTCTGTGTTGCCTGTTACAGCACACTGGGTAACACTGGATATCTGGCTGTCCCCCAGCGGTAAGGGAAAAACAGCAATCAGGTGATATCAGCCTCTTCCATCAAAGTTTCATCCAACAGTTTCAGTCTCCATTGCTTCCCAAGTCTGTATTTCAGTAGACCTTGAAAGACAGTGAACATGCAGAATTTTCCTGTTCATCGTCttctattttgaaattcatttagcAACTTTGCTGCTCAGTTTCTTGACCTCCATCTCCCCTTCTCTCTACTGCAGCTGCTCATTCCCACAAACAGTCCTCTACTTCATGATTACCAATGTCTTCCATGTCCATAATCTCCGTTTCAAGCATTATTTTCTTCAgtaacatctttttatttttacttctctagTTCCACTTCCTGTCTTTTAGTTCCACCCAGCCATAACCATTCATCAACCAACCATTACTTCCCAACCCTCTTTCCTCACTTCTGGCAATGcagggtttttatttttccaattaaagAACTTTTCCTCATCAACTCTACTATGTAATTCTAAAAGTCTGTGACAGAAAAGTAAAGTGCTTATTACACAGTGTGATATATGTCTCAGTAAAGCTggcagggggagaaggcaatggcaccccactccagtactcttgcctggaaaatcccatggatggcggagcctggtaggctgcagtccatggggtcgtgaagagtcagacacaactgagcgacttccctttcacttttcactttcatgcactggagaaggaaatggcagcccactcaagtgttcttgcctggagaatcccagggacggggaagcctggtggctgccctctatggggtcgcacagagtcggacaccactgacgtgacttagcagcagcagcagcagcaaagctggcTGGAAAGATGAAAATGACCATTTCTCTTCCTGAGTAAAACAAtccattttatgtattattattctctttttcttaaattctccTTCACCTGATATTAATATGGCTATACATCTTTCTTGTGTTATTGTTTGCACAATgtatctcttcctttccttctgcttCCAACCCATCTGCTTTCTCATATTTAAAAtgcaactcttttttaaaatttacatttatgtttttttcttaatttttggccacattgcacagtttacaggatcttagttcgccaaccagggaatgaaccctgaCCAACCATGGCCGTGAAAGTGCTGCGTCCTAAatcctggacctccagggaattccctaaagtgtaaccttttttttttttaaataagattttaaaatatttttaaagtctttattgcttctgctttatgttttggtgttttggctgtgaggcatatgggatcctagtcccatgaccagggattgaacctgcaccccctgctttAAAAGGGAAGTCCTAATCTCTGGACGCCAGGGAAACCCCCTGAAGTACCGCTCTTGTCACAATATATGGTTACCTGTGTTTCCTTCCCACGTGACAATCTATGTGTTTTCACTGGAAACAGGCCCAAGAAGGAACTGCTTATGTTCAAGTTAATACTTCATTTCTTCTCTGGTTTCTGGTtacatttttgtacatttttcatGAAAATCCTCTTTTCTGGATGTCTATTATGCTTGTAAATGTTTCCTTCAGCATTTGCAGCATTAAAGTCACTTTGTCCACTAGCAATAAATACACGGCTGTAAATGCATTCCACCTTCACGTCCATAGAGGCTCACAGTGCCCCTCGAACCAGCAGATCCTCCAGGGCGTGGAGGGATTCCACACAGCATCTCTCTCCTGTGGTTAGGATGACTCAGCACCAGGGATGTTTTTGTCCAGTAATTAGGAGTTGGAGGCTGGTGTGTTGCTCAGTGTTCTCCTCCAAGTTGTGTCGGATCCCATATCCAAAGTATATGGTAAATCCTAGTAGGGAAATGAGAAGATGAGAAGCAAAAACAGATGCTCTCCTCACTTATAAATGCCCGATAGGCCTCCTCTTATGGAATCTGACACAATTTAGGGGAGAGGTGGTAGGAAGAGGATTGGGTTCAGTCACCCAAGAGGCCTCTTGACTCCAAAAAATCACTTACCAATCCCCATCCAGATGCCAAATAGGACGCCGGTCCAAGTGGTCATGTGCACCATCAGGTAAACTTTCACAAAGATGCTTACCAGTGGGTGGAAAGGCAAAGCATGGACCTGTGGGCAGCATCAGTTCATCCCTGAACACAGCCTAGGCATCTGAAAGGGAGATTCTATCCCATGTGGGAGGGACAAGTTCAGTGCCATTCAGGCTGTGTGTTCAGTGCCTACTTAGATAGTGCATGTAAAGCACTGAGTGTGGATCAGGGAAGGGTCCATAGGTTTCAGCAACTCCCCTTCTTTCCTGGTCCAACAAAGGAAGCTTAGACCTAAAGCACACAGACCTCCTTCACTCAAGGTGGACACTTTAGGCACATGAGGTCACCTACCCTGAAGTGAAGAGTAGTGGGGTCCTGGGGCTGCCTCCAGATGATGACCGTGACCCCAGtgatgagcagcagcagcagcagcacagccactGTTGTGAGCACGGGGTCTCCAGAGAACACCTGGCTGGGCCACTGGTCCAGGATCAGGCTCAGGATGGTCAGCAGGAGTACTGCAAGGGTCAAGGTGGAGGACAACAGGCTGGACCCGGAAAACAAAGACGTCAAGACCTCGGGTCACACCCTTCCCCAGGCTGCCCACATCAGGAACGGACATCGTATTTCCAAGACTCAATAGACAAATATACATTCCTATCCATCCTGGCAATTTCAGAGTATCACCAAAGAGAAGTCCCACTGCTCACCAAGCAGGAAGGCACATCCATAGACAATCTGGCCAGATTTCCAGGTGGGGATGGTGCTGGGACGGAACCACAGACTCTTTAGAATCCTTGAGGTGTCGGCTTCAAGTACAGAGTCCAAAGACCTTTCTTTGACTATAAGCTCcatctcagtttcttcctctgttcttGCTTAAATTCTGGTCTGAGTGATACCTGAATTAGAGGTATGATGGCAACATGAACAGCAATCCCTATTCACCCAACATCACACAGCCGAATCCATCTCTTTTCCCACAAAAGCAGAGCAGGACATTTAGAAGGCACCATGAAGCAGAGAGGATTAGCCCCCATCAATCCCCACAAGCCAAAGACCCCCAGTCAGGGTGGAGTGGAGTCTCACCTGAGCACAAGGGCAGAAAAATCGAccactgccgggagccggcatattgcatattgagtgcagcactttccacagcatcatctttcaggatctgcaatagctcaactggaattctatcactgctgggagccagcgtgaggaactccg carries:
- the LOC101904151 gene encoding cationic amino acid transporter 3, with the protein product MELIVKERSLDSVLEADTSRILKSLWFRPSTIPTWKSGQIVYGCAFLLVLLLTILSLILDQWPSQVFSGDPVLTTVAVLLLLLLITGVTVIIWRQPQDPTTLHFRVHALPFHPLVSIFVKVYLMVHMTTWTGVLFGIWMGIGFTIYFGYGIRHNLEENTEQHTSLQLLITGQKHPWC